The Cynocephalus volans isolate mCynVol1 chromosome 1, mCynVol1.pri, whole genome shotgun sequence region CCTGGAGCAGATCCTGTGGGGGATGGGCAGGGAAACAGTTTCTTCCTCTGCTCCATTCTGAAGAGTGGGGGTGGAGTGGCGGGGAAAGGGAAGGTTCCTTCCAGAGAGGCTCCCTGGCATGGTGCCTGCTGTGAGGAAGCCGGTGGGGAGCCTGGTGAATGCAGGCTTTCTCCAGGCTTCTGGCCTCCAGCCTTGTGAGAGGGAGGGAAACTGCTGGCAGAGAAGGGAAACGGGATGGGGGAGGAGATGAGATggagggatggggaggagaggaTCTGCTTGCTTTGGGGGACAGAGGAGCTGAGCTAGCTCTGAAAGGCAGGATTCCCAAGAGCCTATCAAGCCCAGACTCCAGATCAGCTCTGGAAATATCCTTAAATCACTGAGTCAAAGAATCAATACATTGGGAACTTTCAACTTTTAGGATTAGATCATCTTAACACGTCAGAGTTGGGGAGTCCTTCAGAGGGTTCTGTCTGGGTTTGCAGAATTATGGACCTGGAGCCCAGAGACCTTGACTCTATTCTGCCTGCAGGCCCTAGTTTGGAGTGAGTCAGCCCTCTGGAAAGTCTCCTGAACCCCATTTTCTCTCTACCTCCCTTATAAATGGAAGAGACTGCATTTTTCTAAAACCCAAGAATACTGTTCATCCCACTCATGGCACTTAACAATAACGGTAAGATGATGAACGCCAACATTccacctcctcctttcccactggCTTGTAGTCTTCCTGAGGGTAATCATCTTATACCATGCAGAACTGTGGTCTCAAGCCTGATTGCCCACCAGCATTGACTGGcgagggctgactggttagttcagttgattagtgtgcagccttgtaacaccgaggtcaacaATTTGGTTCCCTATACCCGCCAGAcaccctgtctcccccaccaacTGCTTGGCTATGGTTCCTTAAAATATTTCACTCACTCCAGTGATCCTGATTCCTTGGAGCTGGTTTAGGGCTTAAGACTTAGGTTTTAACAATCTGATAAATAATTGTGATGCACTGAGTTTGGGAAACAACTCCAGAGGGCCTGGCACAACACAGTACATGCTAAGTGTTGTCTGCAGGGGTGGGAAATGTATTTGCAGGGTAAACAAATGGTGTGTGGGGAAGTACAGATTGAACTATGGTCTATGTAACTGTGCATCTAACACTTTGAAAGGAAATAGAGCAGCAGTGTtagcaatacaaaagataaatatttattcagaacaAAAACTTTTAACAATCGATTTTACATTCTAAGCCACGAGGAAATAGCAAAACATATagcaaaggaaagacaaaaactaaaaaaaaagcagtacactatcttttctattttaacttgATAACACTTAGTTGACCCATGACCTCTTGCTTGACCTACTTCCCAAGTATATTTTAGAGTTTAACAGCTCACTCATAATTCCGGGTTAAAACCGCCTTTCTTCTGAGAGGAGGTTACACACGAGTTCCAGCTAGCTGCTTCTCTAGAGTTCCTAGCTATTGAGCCTAAGGTGCAAATGTAAACTTTTGGTAGGTTTCTTTACTTAGGGGCAGCCCCACTTCTCAGTGGTGGCAATGAATGGGGAAGGGTAAGGCCACTACACTGATCCAGATGTGGTACCCCAGGGGGCAATGAATGCACTTTAGAGTTTGTTCCTGGGTCCCTTCCCTTTCTACCAAGTATTTAGAAGCCCCTGCGCTAAGCCCCTTTTCTTTCTGCTCGCTCCCCCAGATGATTCCCTCTGGGCTCACCATTCTGGAGAGATCAGAATTTCTGGGCCCTCAAGTGTTGAGGAAATTGTTGTAAAGTGTGAGAGGTAGTGGAATGAGCACCGGGCTTGGGGTCAGGGAACTCTGCTATAGGCGAGCTCTGGCACTGGACAGCTATGTGACTTTGACccagtcatttaacctctctgtaacTGTTTCACCTGCTGGAAAACCAGGGGATTGGTCTAAACCAACTCTCAGGTCCTTTCCAGCAGAAAAATTCTAGATACATGATTCTAAGAAAAATGGCTTCTGAGCTGAGAGAGCTGTCGTAAAGGCCATGCATTTTTATGCCGTAAGAGAGGCCCCTGGCCACCATTCAGAGCTTATTGATTCAGATTACATACACTTCTAGCAACACTGGTTTCACAAATTCTTAGACCACATAGATTAGAAGCAGCAAAttaaaagggggaaggggaagagccGCAGAAGGTAGACACGCTGACGCAACAGTCAACAATGTTTTCAATTCAACAAACACTGAGGACTGCCTACCACGTGTTGGGCCCCGTAACGGGTGCTGGGGCATAAAGACGAGCAAGGCAGCCCAAAGGGCGAAAATCAAGGAGAAAACAAGGTGTGGGGAGGAGGTAAtaaaaagtacaagaaaaaaacacatacaaaaaaaaaaaaaaaaagaattcaaaaaaggGAGGGGCGACATATCTGCACACTACAGTTCTCGGTAGTATTTACCGACGAGAGTCATTAATTCATAACGGGCTGAAAAGGAGTAAACTCGATTTAAGAAGGCATAGAGAAATGTCTTTTGGAGGTTTTAAAAAGATCTCCTTCAAAAACgataaaaaatggttttaaaaaaagttttggcACTTAAGAGGGTTAAGCTGGCTGTGTGTTCACTCTGACACGTAAGCGGGTATTCAGTGCCCGGCTACGCCGGTTAGCTGAGCTGCCACCGAATTGTGAACTGCTTTGGGACACTGGGCAAAGGCGTGTCCTCGCTTGCCACAGAGGTTACACACGATGCCCTTCCGGCAGTAAGGGCTCAGGTGCCCCTCCTCCCCGCACCTGAAGCACCTGTCCTGCGTGCAGCTGCCGCTCATGTGGGTCCGGGAACCACATTTAAAGCACGTCTTGGGCTGCCCCTTGTACCAGCTGTAGCCCCTCTCGGCCCCCAGGAAAAAGGCCCCGGGCAGGTGCCTGACCCCGCCCTCGCCCTGACGCAGCTCGATTTCGCACTTGTACTCCCCGGTCCAGATCCCAAACCTGTCGGTCACTTTCACGGGCACGGCCAGCACGTCGCAGTGGCGCTTGAGCCAGGTCACGATATCCTCCACGTCCACCGTCTCGTTCCGGAAAAGGATGAAGAGCGTCTTCAAGCTGGACTTGCTCCGCCCCAGCACCACAAAGTTCTCCCAGCAGTCCTCCCGCTCGCGCTTCTCCTCGTAGACGCGTAGGAACAGTGCCAGCTTCTCCGCCGAGCGGAAGCTCACGTCGAACTCGCGGCTGCCGGGGATCTGGATGACCGCGTAGATGTCGCTCGGGTCCATGCCGATGGAGCGCAGGATGAGTGCGCCCACCACGAAGTCCCGGGTGGGGCAGGCGCCCTCGTCTCCCTGGAAACAGATGCGCACGAGGAAGCGACCCTTGCCCGGGCCCGCCGCAGGGCCCACCGCCGCCACTTGCTCGTCCTGGAGGGGCCGCTCGTCCTCGGCCTCGCCGGGCCTGGCCGGGGCCGCCATGGCCGCCGCCTCGGCCTTCTTCCTCCTGCCCGCCTCGACAGCACCCTTCTTCTTGCGGGGGTCCGCCGCCTCGCCGGCCGGGTCTTTCCGACGGCCCTTCGGGTCCCCGCGGCCGGCGGGGGGGAAGTCGCCGAGGCCGGGCGCCGCCAGGCCCGCGGGGGCGCCGAGCCCTCCGCCCCCGCCGCCTCCACTATCGTCCTCCCGCCGCGGCTGCCGGGACTCGCGGAACTCGCCCTTCTTCTCGGCCAGGTTCTTCACCACCTGGGCCCAGCCCATCTTCTCGCGGCCGCCCTCGGCCTCCTCGCCCCGGACCGCTGGCCGCGCTGGGGGCAGGAGCTGTGCCCGCCCCCGCTTCTCCTCCTCCGCGCCGCCGCCGGTGGCCATTTTACCTCCTTCCCAGCATCCTCCACTCGCTCCTGCAGCCAAAGGGCGCCCATAGCGCGCCCGCCCGCCCGGGGTTGTGGGGGtttgggttggttttttttttgaaattcgACGCTTCTCTCCTCCGCCCCCCCCAAAGGTATTTACACGCGGCGCATATTGGCCAGCGCGGGCCCCCGAGGTCCCTGGTAACGGCTGCGCCGCGCTTCCGCCGGCGCTCGCGGCAGCCCCGCCTCCTGTCCCCGCGGCGGGGTGGGGAGCCGGGGGCGGCCCTCTGCCCTGCGCGGGTTTGGCAGCCTCCGGCCTCGCTGTCGAGGATTTGGTATTTCGTAAGCCATCCTCGATGATTTCATTCAAGCAGCATTACTAACGGCCCACGGCCCAGAGGCGGGACAGAATTGAGGAAGGCCCCGCcctttctgttgttttctttgtacCTTGTCTGTTAAAAACAAGAATCAAAATTTAGCTCTCCCTCACTCCAAAGCCTACCACAATGCATTATCTTTTCCAGAGCTGGAGTGTGAACGttttcaaacctacagaaaagttgaaagggCTTTTACAGTCAGTTTTTTACCATTAACTTGTTAACCATTTAAACTTCTTATCGAAATTTTATTATGCCTTATCACACTACACCTATTTTTTATGTCCTTGTTTTTTGATACATCACCAAGTAAGTCatattgcattattttattttttaagagactTCTATCGTACTCATGATAACGATTACTTAGAGTGCTTCTTAAGTGCCCGGTACCGTGCTAAGCACATTGCAGGCTTTATCTCATGATGTCTTCCAAAAACGATGGTgtaattatacccattttacagataaaatgacAGGGATTAAATCTCTTGGCAGAGGTAAGAGGCAGCTCCACGTGTGGGTAGCTAATGTTTCTTTAACCACTTTACTTCTCACAAAGGGAATCGAGAACGGTTTGCATCAGACTGTTCAGGAAACCTTATTAACGCGCAGGTTCCCTGGCTGAAGTTAGCACTGGTCAGCATTTCTGTTCCTTATCTGTCTCAACTGGTGTTTGGAGGCAAGTAAATTAAGTAAATTTGAGTGGCTGAAGGGATGGGCTTAACACCATCTCCTGtcagctttgttttctttagCGTACTTGTGCATTTCAGTGGCCTCTGCTGACCTTTCCATTTTTAGTGAAGGAAAAAGTAGGTTGTGGAGACTCAGTTTTGAATCTGGCTGCTTCAAATCTCAGTCTTGTCACACTGGGCCAAAGACCACAGTTTTCATAGCCTCAGTatattcattcatgacaaagaggTATTAATATCTACTCTCCTAGGACTACTActaatatattaatatgtaatatgcaaatatattaGTCTATCAATATAACAGTATTCTCTCATAGGTTCGAGGAGATAAGCTGTGTCAAAGAGTTTGGTCCAGAATGAGTTCCCTGAAAGgttattcttcctttcttctagTGTCggattcttttctgtttctctcccaTGTCTTCCAGTTCCACTTAGCATTTTGAAGTCCTTGTGAGTTCCTGGTTTATGATCTTTTCCTTCACCCCAACTCCAGGTATTGGTCTCAGGGAAGCCATCATCGCCCCTTCCAGTTCACTCACGTTATATCCTGACACCCTTTCCTCCATCCCTTCTCAGCCACACATTCCCATGATCATACTCTGAACCTCACCATTACCAGAAACATCAGAGTCTCAGATTCATACATTCCattcttattctttctccttGCCTCTTCAAGTCTTCGCATGGGGAAGATATTTACGAAACCAAACAGAATCTCTGTGTTTTAAGTAATCTCTTCCACTCCTCTTACCCTAAGCACTCATCCCAAGTAACTATCCCACAATCAAATAGCTACAAGGATCAGGCAGGTGTCttcaataaggaaaatgtgctaggTGAACTGGAAATTGCATATTCTATCTGAAGGGGCAGCTGCTAGTCAACTCCAGCTGATTATTGCTCTCTGGAAGTGAGGGCCCACTGTGGCCAGATCTTCCAATTTCAAGAGATATATTgagtttcttttcctattttttttttctttactatggATTGAAATTTAATTCACATATAAAGACAACTCTGGAGACTATCTGGATATGATAACGGCCTGGGATTAGGTGGAGTAATTGAGGTCACACTCAGGTCTGAGCAGATACCAACGTGCTTATGCTTGAGAAATAGGGTTTCTCTCTTTTACTCATCACTTCAAAATGCAGTGGCCTCCAGCAGAAGTTGCACTCAGCTGAAGAATGTGGCCTCAGTTCCAGCCCCACTCGCTTCCACATGGCCAGCAGATTCTCAAGGAAGTAGTTCATCATCTGTGGCATgtggtgaggggtgggggcaATCTGTAGGAGCTCTTACCCCTGGGGCAGTAGGAAGTAATTGGTTGCTTGGACTTAGATGTTATGTCTGCTTATTAGTTTATCATAAACTTTGGTGTTTTCAGTAGCATCTGTAACCTGTACAGGGATGATGTGGGAAATTCTTCCTTCTTCAAGATCGTGTCAGCTATATTTGGATCCCCCATATAAATTGTAGAACTACCCTACTAAGTTCCAGGAAACTACTttatgggggccgagcccgtggcgcactcggtagcgtgctgcgctaggagcgcagcaacgctcccgccgcgggaaaaaaaaaagaaactactttatgggatttttattggaattgcattgCATTTATACAGAATCACCATTTTATACTACTGAATCTTCCCTTTTATGACtctaatttctcatttatttgggTCTTGTTTTGTgaatttcaataacattttagattttttcatAAAGGCCTTGCataatttttgagatttattccaAGGTATCATTTGGTTTGGTTGCTATGGTACATGAAACTATCATAAATGTAAATCAGAAATTACATATTGTTTGTTACTGATGTTTAGAGGGAACAGAATTAAATTTTGTGTACTGACCCCATATCTAGCAACAAAgctgaaatctttaaaaatttccacTGTTTTTTGGAATCTCTTGACATTTCTATGTTGACAGTCATATCTGTGAATAGTGAAGGGTTTGTCTCTCTTTTCATATTGTACACTTTTTCTTATCTTACTGCAGTAGGATACTCTACTCCTCATACAATCAACATATTTtgggcatttttgttttgtttctgatttttaagagatgtttgtattttgaaaagatttgaCTACATTGTAGATTGTGTTCTGGCTCCATGTCAAATTCTACTAACCATATCTTTTTCTGTTGTAAGATTTTGTTATGTGTATGGCCATCCTTTTGGTCAATTACATTGTTCTCAGGTCAAATTTTGCAGAGATTATTGAACCAGGAGTTACAGGGGCTAGGTAGTTACCCCAAGAGCAAAGCAGTCCAGATGGGCACTGAGGCCATCTAAAGAGGGCAGCCTTTATCCATTTCTGGCAGATTATCACCATGGAGGGATACAGGCTCAGCATTGCCAGATGTCCGCTTTTCTAAGAGAGACTGGAAATCCATTGTTTGGCTGCCTGGAACAAGGCCTGCACATGTGAAAGTCTAGTGTCTCTCGTGAggcctcttctctctttctgttcttctgtccTTAGTACACTGGCTTCCATACGTGTCCgtctttatcattttttctcctctttttccctCAAACCTTACATCATCTCCTTTGGCAAATCCTGATGGCAGTTCTTCCAAAATATATCCCAGATCTGACTACTGTTGCCTCttgtccaagccaccatcatgaAGACTACTTAGAATATGTCTGGCTCAggcattacattaaaaaaaatgacaggaTGGACAAATGTGTGTAGACTGGGGCTGACCAACAAGTTTGCCATGTTTTGTGTAGGTACCATTATCCCCACTTAACATAGGAAgtaacaggctcagagaggtgaagggatcTGTCTTAGGAGCATCTCTGAGATCTTTGAGAGCTGGGCCATGTCTTGCTCTCTGTCTTCACAGACTTGCTGTGAAGACAACACAGTAGCCTAGTGCTCTATAAGCTCTTAGTAAATGGCAGCTGCTTTCTGAATTGCTAGGAAACTCACTGTACTAGTTGGGAGTAACTGAACAGCAGAAAATTCTAGAATAATTAGATAAAAATGAGGTTTATTTCTCTCATAAGTCTAGAGGTAGGCAGCTCAGAGCTGGTGTCATGGCTTCAGTGTCAGGGACCCAAGCTCCTTCTTTTTGTTCTGCCATATGTGGCCTCCATTTCCAAGAATACCTCATGGTCCAAATGGCTGCCAAGCTCCTAACATGAGGTCCCATTCCAGCAGCTGGAAGGAGGGAGTGGAGAAGGGCATGTCCTCTCCCTGTGAGAGAGAGCTCTTCCAGGTGTTGCCTGCCCATGTCCCGTTGACTAGAACTTGGTTACCTGACAAGCCTATCTGCATCTCAGTCCAAGTTCTTACTGGTGGACTTTTAGGATTTGGACTGTTTTCTAAAGGTCAGTCAAGAGACTGGAGAGGAGGCATGATTTCAGAAGGACCTTGAAGAAGATTTtggaaagcaagagagaaaaaatgttttgggGTTAGAATTTTTGCTGCtattcacaggtgaggaaactaggCTCGGAGAGGTAGAGTGAATGGCCCATGTCACTAAGCTAGTAGTGGCCTAGTGActgtcagaatttgaacccacaTTAACACAACTCCAAAGCGTATATGTTTAGCCACTTACGCACTTCTGCCTTGTATGTGTAAGATGGCGATAATGCCTACTTCAAGGTGTAACTACTGACAACTTACATTTGTGTTATTCTTTAAAACAAGCCAGTGATGTAAGTATTACTgtccctattttctttttttttggtggctggccagtaaggggattcaaacctttggccttggtgttatcagcaccacactctaaccaagtgagctaactggccagcccctactgtccctattttactgatgattaagttgaggttcagagaggtgaagcagCTTGCTTAAGGGTAAGCCAGGATTGGAATCCTGACTCATGTTTGACCCATGTTTTGTCCCTCTCCAGTGGAATTGTTCCTTTTTGAGCTTTGTTGCTTCACATTTGTTTCCTTCTCACTCAATAGTATGCCATTAGCACAGGTATCTATACTCCCTGGGCTGCAAAGCTGCCTCCAGATGGTGATTATCTGGCATTGTGATTAGGTCCTAGAGAGAGGAGATACTGGCTTTGCCAAAGCCAGGATGCAGTGGGGCCACATGTGTGATTTGTTCCTTAGTTATCTGCAACAACTGTTGGTAAGCAAGGCCACAAACTGCAATTTCTTCACCAAACGGAAGTATAGCCAGTGACCCAGGAGAAGGACGCTGAGGCCAAGGGAAGAAGGAGGCACTTGACTGTCAGCATCTGGCCTGGATCAGTATCACCCTAACCCACTGGGAATGAGAAGCTGGTCCAGTCCATGAAGGGGATATCATCAGAAGCCCAGTATTATGTCCATGTGGACAAACTCTTTGACATTTTCTCTGAGACCCATCTTGGCATGTTTCTGTGCATGGGGAGTGATCTGGAACACAGGTGCAGGAGCATCTCCTGTGATAGCAGCAGATTATACTAGAGTCTCTATAGACCCTGCCAGCAAAGGAGCACCTCATCAACTGTGGCTTGATGCCCAAACTGATGGTTTCTAAGGTGCTCAACTGCAGGTGTCAAGTCTAGTTCCTCAGTGTGCAAGCAAATCTTGCCAGACTGCACATTTATTCTGGCCCTGCATGATGACTTAACCAAGTTTATCTTCCTTATATCTTCCCACCTCCATGTGGGCCCAGGATAACATCCTGTTGGACATCAGTCatagtccgttttgtgctgctgtaacagaatacctgagactgggtaatttataaacaacagagatttaggggccggcccatggctcacttgggagagtggtgccaacaacaccaagtcaagggttaagatcaccttaccggtcatctttaaaaaaaaagaacaaagatttatatcttatagttctggaacCTGGGAAGCCCAAGAGCAAGGGGCCCACGTCTCATGAGGGCCTTTATGCTGCATCATTCCATGGTGGAAGACAGAAGAGCAAGACAGCACAAGAGAGCGAGAGCTCGAACTCACAaactcaagcccttttataactggcattaatccattcatgagagtggagcccttatgacctaatcacctcccttGAGGCCCCACCCCTCAACACTTggattggggattaaattttcaacacatgtttttggggggatacattcaaaccatagcaacttCTTTACTGTGTTCAGGGATCCCCGTGTCTTGCAGACAGCATTGATGGTATTTCTTCATCCAGATTGTTAGGAAACTCATGCAGCAACAGAGCTCCTTGGTTGGAGCCAATGACATTACGcagactgtattagttttctagggctgccataacaaagtaccacaaactgagtggtttaaaacaacagaaatttattctcacagttctagaggctagaagtctgaaatctagATGTCAActgggccatgctctctctgaaggctctaggggagaatccgttCCATGGctttctcttagcttctggtgttgtcagtgttcctTGGCTTGGAGATGCTTCACTCCCATCcctgcctctgttgtcacatggaATTATCACTGTATCTGCCTCTGTGTCTCTtatcctcttctcataaggacaccagccatattGGGTTAAGATCCTACCTTAATCTAGTATCTGATCGTAACTAATTATATCTGAAACAacccctatttccaaataagtttctGGGAAGGATGTGAATTTTTGGGAAACACTATTCAACCTAGTGCAC contains the following coding sequences:
- the ZCCHC3 gene encoding zinc finger CCHC domain-containing protein 3, which produces MATGGGAEEEKRGRAQLLPPARPAVRGEEAEGGREKMGWAQVVKNLAEKKGEFRESRQPRREDDSGGGGGGGLGAPAGLAAPGLGDFPPAGRGDPKGRRKDPAGEAADPRKKKGAVEAGRRKKAEAAAMAAPARPGEAEDERPLQDEQVAAVGPAAGPGKGRFLVRICFQGDEGACPTRDFVVGALILRSIGMDPSDIYAVIQIPGSREFDVSFRSAEKLALFLRVYEEKREREDCWENFVVLGRSKSSLKTLFILFRNETVDVEDIVTWLKRHCDVLAVPVKVTDRFGIWTGEYKCEIELRQGEGGVRHLPGAFFLGAERGYSWYKGQPKTCFKCGSRTHMSGSCTQDRCFRCGEEGHLSPYCRKGIVCNLCGKRGHAFAQCPKAVHNSVAAQLTGVAGH